Genomic window (Lutra lutra chromosome 17, mLutLut1.2, whole genome shotgun sequence):
ATGACCACATTGGCTGCCTGCTATCAGGAAACATGAGCACAGCATGGGTGGTTTTGTATGTGGCATCAGATCCAAAGTGGAATTAAAGGCTTCATGTCAACTGTTCATCTACCTGaaattgtttattaaataaaaaaaaatcaaaagtaacaTGCAGCATTTATAACTTAGTTGGAAAAGACACCCTCAAATAATTCAGCTATTgactcttgtgattttttttttaaagattttatttatttgtcagggacagagggagagagaccgagcgagcacaggcagacagagaggcaggcagaagcagagggagaagcagtttccctgccgagcaaggagcccgatgtgggactcgatcccaggacactgggatcatgacctgagccgaaggcagccgcttaaccaactgagccacccaggcgtcccgactcctgtgatttaaaaatatatatattcttaatcttttttatgCCCATTTGAAGTGAAGGTCCTGATCAACATTGATATCCTTCACAGATTTCATTACATAAAGAGATATTCAGAAATTCTCCAGGATTATAAATCCCCAAGTGCTTCTGTACAGTATGATTATACTTGTCTTGTAATGCAGGAGGGAACCAGGAAGGACAGTAGGTGTCCACATGAGTGATCTCTGGCTGTGGTCAACACAGATCAAAGTCACATTCAAATAGTATACCTTTGGTTCTTAAAAACTGACTGAAGGTGCAGGGACTGACCACATGCTGCagccctgtgtccccagggacaaCATGGAGTTCTCAaaaagctttcttttcatttacttattttcatcTCATTCTTACGGAGGAGTCTGGGTGTTTTCATTGCAGTACTATGAGATCTTGGGCACCCTTGTCTGTTGGTGTGTATAACCTTAGGCTAATATAACAAAGGTGAACAAGCCAAATGACAACTCCCATTGgcaaaatgattttgtttttttgttttttttttaagattttatttatttatttaacagagagaaatcacaagtaggcagagaggcaggcagagagagaggaggaagcaggctccctgctgagcagaaagcccgatgtggggctcgaacccaggacctgggatcatgacctgagccgaaggcagcggcttaacccactgagccacccaggcgccccggcaaaatgattttgaagattccttttaatatgctgttgccAGAAAGCAAAGTTGAATGTCCCCTGCCTGTATGGATTGTTAGACATCTAGAGATCTACAAGgaaatatacagaaatgaaaatatttgtgaaggTGGGGGAATTAcgaattttttaataattcaatgTTATATTGTTTTTacaatataacaataaaattctaaatgCTTTTATCATCCAGAAAATAATagtgttattaaaatataaattttaacagTGAGGGTCCCAAAGCATAATGAGAAACAATTTCAGAACCTTCTCCcctaaaagcaaagcaaaacagttTTGGAATAATCCTACCCCAGGGAATCGGAAGTTTTGAAATTTAGTATCAAGACGCTGTAGCCTTGAGGTTAAGAGCACTGAGTATGGAATAAGGTACACGGGAGTTCAGATCCGATCTCACTGAAGACTTTCAATGTCTCTGACCTCAATATCTTTATCTTTGCAATGGTGTGAAGGTATACTTCATAAGGATATTGAGATAAGACTTTTTCCAGGCacagggctcaataaatgttggctgcCACAGTTGTTATTTATCAAACTACTTTAGAAGTCCCAACATCGGATAATTGGGGAAAAGAAACCATATGAAACCATTTACACCATTAACTTAGGTAAAATCTGCCAAAAACCAATTTGAAGGTTAAAATTAGATACACTTGTCAAAATGACAGGAGGTAATactgttaggtcccccaataatgggtccttgatcaaaggagtgagactgatacatagcgaaggtcaagcaaagctttattttgcgccaagcatcaagattCAAACCGACTGGCCCAAGCGGTCTCgtacaaagaggcgacccctccctgctttacagcctaacttttatagagcaaaggccatgtggttgagcctggccacacacaggcagccaatgagattgtaacacacagagaaagctgcacagtcatgctaggtcacacgcgggtagccaattgaattacaattcaccccatagtagctatttgaacttgCCTATCatcttggtcagaattggcgcccaaaaggcgagGCCCACACTCTTTGGTAGCTAGCGAGACGGtagcgcccccactgattggatgtctccacctggcctgacccacccttgtatttgggctttgttacctgggactggtttcccggacttgccttttttgtttttttgtttttttttttaagattttatttatttatttaacacacagagatcacaggtaagcagagagtcaggcagagagaggaggaagcaggctccctgccgatgcggggctcaatcccaggacgctgggatcatgacctgagccgaaggcagaggctttaacccactgagccacccaggcacccctcccggacttgcttttaagtaagttccctgaggggggtaggggggcagggtcagtttaagttttactgtataaacaacaaaatcactgtttaaccggatgaaTGGCTCTGGCTAAATATGCCCTTACGCTACAAAGGATCAAGTACAGATGGCTTATCTGGCAGTTGCAATCTATGCATTTTTAAGGTCAAATCCGTTGAGGTTTAAGTTCAATACAGTAATTTTTGCCCTTCTCAGGTGAACGGTTTTGAGTTTTGACAAAGGGATGCAATCATGTAACCACACTGCAAACAAGACATTTTCAACggtcccctctcccccgccccgccccaacCTCTGGCCACGTGCTTTCCTAGTCAATCCTTTACTTCTGCCCCAggctctggcaaccactgacTTCGTTTCTGTccctacagttttgccttttccaaaatgtcccATAAATGGAATCCATACATATTTGAGAAAACAATGCtgtgaaactttttaaaactcttttcaaTGAACATTTCGAGACATAATTTTTCTATGGTGATTCAGGAGGCACAGGATGGTACTGGTTAATCACAGGTGTATTTTGTTTAACCCAGGTGACATGCCTTGGCTCCTAGGAAGGCTGAACAGGTTTTCCTGATACCATGGAGTGTCCAAGCTCAAGTTTTCTTTTGTGGCTAGCCCCATAGatcacattctctttctttccggttttgttttgtttttttaagattttatttatttgacacagagagagagtacgagcagggggagaggcagtcagaggaagagggagaagcaggctccccactgaggagggagcctgatgcagggctccatcccaggaccagatcatgacctgagctgaaggcagatgcccaatcgactaagccaccgaggaacccctttctttccattttaaactgAAAAGCCTGATAAATAATGGATAACAGAAATGAATTTGGGCTTGCTGAACTCGAGACCGAACTAAAAGACTGCACACAGCTATAGGTGAGAAGCAACAGGAAACAtggggaaagatttttttttccccaaggccTACCATGTTCTAATCAAATAAGGACTTTCTCAATTTTAAGTAAAGCTAGCAGGACTAGAAGAACATAAGAATGAAGACtcaattagggcgcctgggtggctcagggtaaagcctctgccttaggctcaggtcatgatctcagggtcctgggatccagcccctaatggggctctctgctcagcggggagcttgcctctctgcctacttgtgatctctctgttaaattaaaaaaaaaaaaaatctttaagaatgaaGAGTCAGCTGCCTTTAGCTATGAAGTAAGCAACTGTGTCAAACAAAGTGACTCACTCTCTCATGCCAAGTGGCACATGTAACTCCTAGAGCTACTAGGGGATCGCTGTGCACACTGTGTGACCTGGAGCAGCTGGCACTGTGCCCCTCGCAGGACAGGCCTGGGCAGGGAACTCTGAGACTATGCCAATAGGTTTGGAGACTCTTTCCAACACTTGCTGgctgtgacttttaaaaaatcactgaccTCTTTTCTTGCCCATTTTCCCACACAGTTGGGAGGCTTGATCCTTTGTGACAGGCGTTACTGATCATATTCCCGGTTTATTATGTCCTAGACTTTCTTAGGCTCTTCTTTGTCATAATGAAGTTATAAATATGGACAGAATGtccaggaaatattttttcccttattgCTTCTAAAGTCTGAGTCCACGTGTCCTGAGTGGGGACAAGGAGGTCCTCCTTTCAGGTGGCTGTGAACGACAAGACAATTCCTCGCCGGGGAAAGTGAGAGCCTTAGTCCTACCGGTGACCGGACTGGGAACTAAGCACTAGAGGCGGCGCCGGCCCGCCTCGCCGccacgccccccgccccctccgaGGCAGGCGCGGACCGAGGCCAAACAGCCCGAATTCACCCGGCGTCCAGTGCGCTCGCCACACCTCAAGCTCGTTCAGTAAGACACCGGCGTGGGTCCCCAAGCCCTGGACAACCGCTGGGGGCGGTAAGATCGGTGCGCGACAGCTCCCGCCGTGACGCAGCCCCGAGCTTGGTAGCCACCCGCCGCCGCCCGCCATGAACGGCTCCCTGCGGCCGCGCTCCAGCAGCTGGCGGCGGGCAGCCACCGTCGTGCTGGCGGCCGGCTGGGCGCGCCCGAGCCCTGCCGCCCCGTCGCTGCCCCCCGAGGGCTtccggctgctgctgctgcagcgcTCCAGGAGCcaaggcttcctgcccagtgcgCACGTCTTCCCGGGAGGCCTGACGAGCTCCGCAGACAGCTCGGCGGACTGGCTGCGCCTCTTCGCTCCGCATCACCGGCCGCCGCGCTTCGGCCTGGGGCCCGCATGGTCTCGGCCAGCCTCCTTCCCGGGGCTGCCGgacgcccccgccgccgccgacGGGGACGCCGCGGCGCTGCCGGATGACGTCGCCTCCCGCATCTGCGCCATCCGCGAGACCTTCGAGGAGGCGGGCGTGTTGCTGCTGCGGCCTCGGGCCGCCCAGCCCGCCGCTCCCAAGTTGGGCCGGGCGCTCGCTCCGCCACCGGGCCTGGACGCTTGGCGCGACCGCGTCCGCCGCGACCCGCGCCACTTCCTGAGCCTGTGTGCGCACCTCGACTGCACGCCCGACATCTGGGCGCTGCACGACTGGGGCGGCTGGCTCACGCCGTTCACGCGCCCCGGCGGCCGCCGCTACGACACGGCCTTCTTCTTGTGCTGCCTGAGCGAGCCGCCGCCGGTCTACCCAGACTTGACCGAGGTGGTGAACTGCCAGGTAGGGCGTGCTGGGCCGGAGTGGGGACCCACCCGAACTTGAGAATGAGGGCCCCCGGCCGGTAGCCAAGGCCCGCCTGGAACCTCCCGATAAGCCCAGGATAGAGAGGCTGATGACAGGTGTTCTCCCAACTATGATGGGGCTCCAGCTGGTGGACCTTATCTACCTAAGATCATGGCTTAGCCTGGCCTACCTTAATGGTGCTCAGAGCCCTTATATTAGTCTTCTGCTGGGCAAAATCCCCTAATACGAAGGCTGTTTTATAACGAAGGATTGACTTATCtcatataatttattgaatactggaAGTGAGCAACAGTATGCGTGTAAGCATGTCTTTGGTTTACCTTCATGATCTCATGCCTGACTGAGAGTTTGCTCATTGCTCCTGCCCAGGGTTACCAGTAGTGAGTAGCTAGCTGGGGGGAAAGCTCAAAATTCAAAAGTAacgtttctactgaatgcatatggCTTTTGCAGAGTCCTAAGTTTTCGAAATTGTAAACTGAACCAAAGTCCGGTCGATGTAGCTTCCTCAGAGCCATAGAGCCCACAGAGAGGGCATGGCACCCAGGAAGTCCAGCCCTTAGCCCTACAGGCCAAAGCCAGGACCTTGGTGAAGTGCTCTCTGCTTTCCCCAGCTTCACAGTCCAggcctcactctgcctctcccatgGTTCTCCATGGTTCTCACCCGAGGAAGATCCCCGGAATGTGCAGTGCTGCTCATGTACCAGGCTCCTTTCTGAGCACTTTACCTGCGTGAATTCATTTCATGCCCACAACAGTTAATTATGCCCTCAGAGAACATCCTTTATGTGGTTTCAGTCTTAAATTCATGGAGACTCGTTTTATGGCCACCAATATgggtctgtcttggtgaatgttctCTTTGCACCTAAAAAGAAGAATGCTATGTTTGATGGAGTGTTTGTAAAAATGTCAATTAGGTTAAATTTGTTGGTAGTGACTTTCAGTTCTTTGCCATTTCCTTGTTCTATCAGATATTGACAGGAatgctgaaaaattttttttaaagatttttttaaaatagtccctacaggggcgcctgggtggctcagggcgttgagcagctgcctttggctcaggtcatgatctcagggtcctgggatcgagtcccgcatgggctctctgctcagcagggagcctgcttctctctctctctctctctctttctctgcctgcctctctgtctacttgtgatctctctctgtcaaatgaataaaatcttttaaaaaaataaaaaaataaaatactctctacagccaacatggggctcgtattcagaaccctgagatcaagagccgcatGCTCTACTGCCTGAGCGAGCTAGGTGTCCCAGGAATGGTGAAATTTTTAATGAGTAATTATGGATTAGTCTTTTCCTCTTTTAGTTCTGTCAGGTTTTTtgtcatgtattttgaagctcccTCGTAAGATGCTGCATAGACATTTAGGACTAGACATTTAGGACTGTTAAAGTTTGATGGATTAAccctttaattattttgaaatgagcTTCTTTATCCCTGGCAATATTCCTTATCCTGAGATCTGAAATTTCCTCTAATGTTAATATAGCCACTCTCCCTTTTATTTGATTAGCAAGAGCATAGTATCTTTTCCCAGCCTTTAATTTTAACTTGTCTGtatctttacttttgttttattttttagaagatttatttattcatttcagagagaaagaccaTGAGTGGGAGGGCTtcaccaactgtaccacccagacacccctctgtctttttatttatttatttatttatttataaagattttatttatttatttgacagacaaagaccacaagtaggcaaagaggcaggcagggagagaggaggaagcaggctctccgctgagcagagagcccgacgtggggcttgatcccaggaccctggatcacgaCCCGGGCCGAAGgacgaggctttaacccactgagccacccaggtgcccctgtctttatatttaacgtatgtttcttgtagacaatatatgctctcgccttttttttttttttttttttaaatcaatagcACAAGTTCCACCTTTCAGTTGGGGTGTTTAGATCatttatatatgtctatatatttaagtatttatatttagttcaaatctatcattttgcttttagttttttatctgccctatgtatttttttttttttttactttatttatttgacagacagatcacaagcaggtagagaggcaggcagagagagagagggggaagcaggctccccgctgagcagaccctgggaccctgggatcatgactggagctgaaggcagaggctttaactcactgagccacccaggtgcctctctgtcctgtgtatttttcatttcagaaacttTTCATTAACCAACCTCTTGGGGGCGGGGGGTCAACCCAGATATTGTTACCAAAATTTTCATGTTGTCTCAGAGGAATCTAGCAAGTcacattaatgaattaattttacaACTTCAATTAGATTTGCGTACTAACCTAACGATTTCGAATCTTTGATTGCCTCTGGAATAAACCTTAGGAGCCCCAACCTTTGTCTTCCACAGTGGTCATCTCCATCAGAGGCAACTGAGAGTTTCATATCAAAGGAAATTTGGTTTGCACCTCCACAATTCTATGAAATAAGAAGACTGGGAaattttgcctctctctctgacttgcaCAAGTTTTGTTTGGATGGTGCGTCAGAAGGAATGGAAAGATGGCTGCCAATCACATTTTTAACTGCTGATGGAATGCTCGAGCTTTTACCAGGTAAGTCAGTGAAGTACCAGTGCTTTTTCACATTTAGTATTCACGTTTAATGCACGGGGCTGTATGGAAGTATTGCCCAGCACGGAGACATGAATTACTGTCGTTTTACACAATACAGCAGTTTATTAAGTAAGGTCTAATTCTATAAAATATCCATAGTGTTTATTTTAACCAAAAGTTCTGAATATTTcgctttatacacacacatatacatttatttaaatgtttactaGATCTTGACAAAGTTCTTTCTTATATATTctcatatttttacattataattttgaattatgaGAATAAAGTATGAAGTTGAAAACTTCTGTTTTCAAGTACATTCTATTAAGAACTTGAATTATGAGCAATTGTCAATTTATTTGAATTAGGGAGTTTGTTAGTGGTCAGTTGTTGGACAAGTGCCAGGTAGGGGTTTTATGGCAGTTTAGAGTGGGGTTTTGTGACCTGTCTCGCAGCTACTTGGCTCAGTTCTCAGAACAGTGAAAATATTTGTTCCTCATCCTAGAGTGGGATAGTTTAGTGGTCTTGATGTGTAAAGACAATTTCGATTATTTAACCTTAAAATTATTAGAACAGCCCACATTAAAACGCAACAATATATGGATATCAAGGCCAATAGTGATATTGACTAGGATAAACAAGTCATGGGCCAGTCTAAAACTGATAGTTTGTGATGAAAAAATACCAATCATAAATACTTTTGTGCCCAAAGAAAATTCTTGGCTGGGGAATGGGActgtggggaaggaaagaaatttagGTAAGCTCATAAAATTAGAGTTATTTAACACCTGTCTCTGTTCTAGACACGACAGGTGAAAATAAATACCAGTGTATGTCACTAacgttttgttatgttttataacACTGCGGaatcaaaatactatttttcaggAGACGAGCTGTACTTAGAAGAttcagaatttttagaaaatgttatgtccactggaaaaaagactgaagaaatcATGAAGGAAGGCAAGATATTTCACCGACTCGTTTTACACAGCCGCCATGTGTATCATCTCCACGTGACTATCCAGTCAAAGTATAAACATGTTTATCCTAAGACCTATATAATAAGTAAGAGCCATTTGTAGAGCACTGCATATTTGTACTTGCTTGGTTGACTGCTTGAAGTTGTCCTATGGAGATAGGGAGGGTTGACTAGACCTGCTTAGAGCGCAAGGACCTGCCTGGAAGTTACAGTACAGTCTTCCACATTTCAACCGTATTACAGCACTTCCAGCTTATTTCATTCTGCAAAACTTacagtcggggcgcctgggtggctcagttggttaaacaactgccttcagctcaggtcatgatcccggagtctcaggatcgagtcccataccGGGcacccagctccaaggggagtctgcttcttcctctgacttgccctctcatgctctctctcactgtctctctctcaaataaatacaatcatcaaaaacaaaaacaaaaaacttagagTCTCACACAAGTATAATGATCTTGTTCCCAGattgaggggaaaaaatcctCTCACAAGGGTTTCCa
Coding sequences:
- the NUDT19 gene encoding acyl-coenzyme A diphosphatase NUDT19, encoding MNGSLRPRSSSWRRAATVVLAAGWARPSPAAPSLPPEGFRLLLLQRSRSQGFLPSAHVFPGGLTSSADSSADWLRLFAPHHRPPRFGLGPAWSRPASFPGLPDAPAAADGDAAALPDDVASRICAIRETFEEAGVLLLRPRAAQPAAPKLGRALAPPPGLDAWRDRVRRDPRHFLSLCAHLDCTPDIWALHDWGGWLTPFTRPGGRRYDTAFFLCCLSEPPPVYPDLTEVVNCQWSSPSEATESFISKEIWFAPPQFYEIRRLGNFASLSDLHKFCLDGASEGMERWLPITFLTADGMLELLPGDELYLEDSEFLENVMSTGKKTEEIMKEGKIFHRLVLHSRHVYHLHVTIQSKYKHVYPKTYIISKSHL